The DNA region GTTTGGATTTTTCGCACAGGATGATGAAACAAATGAGATCATGGGTTTCAGTCTCGCGTCCCCAGAACCATCTGCACTAACATCCAAACTCACCGAAGACAAAGCGTGGTTTATCAAAAATATTCTCAAGGTCATCTTCACGCGCCCGCTGGCGTTTTTGCAAATGGTCATCTCCAGCGTCACCATCCGCGGGCAGATGTACGAAGCGAACACCATCGAATGCGTATATTTCACCGTCGACCCGCAATTCCGCGGGCGCGGATTGGGGCGCTCGCTGCAAAAAGCGCTCATGGACGAAGGGCGAAAAAGAGGGTATAAAAAAATCTACGCCAGCGTCGAAACGTGGAACATCGCCAGCCTCAAGGCAACGCAGGCGAACGGCTTCAAGATCATCAGAACCTTCCGCGAAGGCATCTATCATAGGCATCGCCTGGAAAGCGAGTTGTAAATGACCACCCACCGCGAACGCATCCAAGCCTGTATCAACGGCGAGCAGACCGACCGCACGCCGATCGCCCTGTGGCGGCACTTTCCCGACGAAGACCAAAATCCTGAAACGCTCGCCGCCGCCACGCTCAAATTCCAAGAGACCTATGACTTCGACATCGTGAAGGTCACGCCCGCGTCGTCCTTTGCCGTGAGAGATTGGGGCGTGGAAGACGAATGGCAGAACAACCCCGAAGGCTCGCGGGAATACACCAAGCGCGTGATCCAAAAACCGCAGGATTGGGAGACTCTCCAGCCGCTCGACCCGACCACCTCCCCGCATCTTGCCGGACAGTTAGCCTGTCTCCGTTTAATCAAGCAGAATCTCAGCCCGGAGACTCCCGTCATCCAGACCATATTCAATCCGCTTTCACAGGCGAAGAATCTGGCAGGCAATGACCTGCTCATCGAGCACATCCGCAAGTATCCCGAAGCCGTGATGGAGGGATTGAAAACCATTACAAAGACCACGAGAAGTTTCATCGAAGCCGCACGCGAAACAGGCATTGACGGCGTTTTCTACGCCGTCCAGCACGCGCAGGGCAGCCAGCTTGACTTGGATGAATACAAATCCATTGGATTGCTGTTCGATCAGCGGATGCTCGCCGCGACAGAAGGCTTATGGTGCAATATGCTGCACCTGCACGGCAGTGACGTGTATTTCTCGCTTTTACGCCTGTTCGACTTCCAGATCGTCAACTGGCAT from Anaerolineales bacterium includes:
- a CDS encoding uroporphyrinogen decarboxylase family protein yields the protein MTTHRERIQACINGEQTDRTPIALWRHFPDEDQNPETLAAATLKFQETYDFDIVKVTPASSFAVRDWGVEDEWQNNPEGSREYTKRVIQKPQDWETLQPLDPTTSPHLAGQLACLRLIKQNLSPETPVIQTIFNPLSQAKNLAGNDLLIEHIRKYPEAVMEGLKTITKTTRSFIEAARETGIDGVFYAVQHAQGSQLDLDEYKSIGLLFDQRMLAATEGLWCNMLHLHGSDVYFSLLRLFDFQIVNWHDRETHPSLAEAQSLFKGVVCGGLRQETLHSGNPAQVKEEAQNAVEQTKNRRFILGTGCVVYYQSPHENIMAAKESVG
- a CDS encoding GNAT family N-acetyltransferase — encoded protein: MAHTLHPLTALPAEKLPRIAEIHLDDAGLLSKLGYPFVLRYFESAVKDERAFGFFAQDDETNEIMGFSLASPEPSALTSKLTEDKAWFIKNILKVIFTRPLAFLQMVISSVTIRGQMYEANTIECVYFTVDPQFRGRGLGRSLQKALMDEGRKRGYKKIYASVETWNIASLKATQANGFKIIRTFREGIYHRHRLESEL